One window of the Chitinophaga niabensis genome contains the following:
- the pdhA gene encoding pyruvate dehydrogenase (acetyl-transferring) E1 component subunit alpha, with the protein MKTKFSKETYLYWYELMLLLRRFEEKAGQLYGMQKIRGFCHLYIGQEAIAAGAMTATKPGDKFITAYRDHALAIAKGISPEACMAELYGKATGCSKGKGGSMHFFSKELGFFGGHGIVGAQIGTGAGLAFAEQYLGTDNAVLCFFGDGAARQGMLHETFNMAMLWKLPVVFICENNHYAMGTSVERTSNVLDIYKLADAYEMPADSIDGMSCEAVHEGVDRAIKRAREGGGPTLLEIKTYRYRGHSMSDPAKYRTKEEVEEYKERDPLTVVLKTLQDNKWITDAELEAITERVKNKVEDSVNFAEESPWPSDDELLKDVYIQQDYPFIVD; encoded by the coding sequence GTGAAAACGAAATTCTCCAAAGAGACCTATCTATACTGGTACGAATTGATGCTGTTACTGCGCCGCTTTGAAGAAAAAGCCGGGCAACTTTACGGTATGCAAAAGATCCGTGGATTCTGTCACCTTTACATTGGCCAGGAAGCTATTGCTGCCGGAGCCATGACAGCTACCAAACCCGGCGACAAATTCATTACGGCTTACCGTGATCACGCCCTTGCAATCGCTAAAGGTATTTCTCCTGAGGCTTGCATGGCGGAACTGTATGGTAAAGCAACAGGTTGTTCCAAAGGTAAAGGAGGCTCTATGCACTTTTTCTCTAAAGAACTCGGTTTCTTTGGCGGTCACGGGATCGTAGGTGCGCAGATAGGTACAGGTGCTGGTTTGGCTTTTGCAGAGCAATACCTGGGTACAGACAATGCTGTACTTTGCTTCTTTGGTGATGGTGCTGCCCGCCAGGGTATGCTGCATGAAACCTTTAACATGGCCATGCTGTGGAAACTTCCCGTAGTATTCATCTGCGAGAACAACCATTACGCTATGGGTACTTCTGTAGAACGTACTTCCAATGTACTGGATATCTATAAACTGGCAGACGCTTATGAAATGCCTGCCGATTCCATCGATGGTATGAGCTGCGAAGCTGTACATGAAGGAGTGGACAGAGCTATCAAACGTGCACGCGAAGGCGGCGGACCAACCCTGCTGGAGATCAAAACTTACCGTTACCGCGGCCACTCTATGAGTGACCCCGCTAAATACCGCACCAAAGAAGAGGTGGAAGAGTATAAGGAAAGGGATCCGCTGACTGTTGTGCTCAAAACACTGCAGGATAACAAATGGATCACTGATGCTGAACTCGAAGCTATCACTGAGCGCGTAAAGAATAAAGTGGAAGATTCCGTTAACTTCGCCGAAGAAAGCCCATGGCCTTCTGACGATGAATTGCTGAAGGATGTATATATCCAGCAGGATTATCCATTCATCGTAGACTAA
- a CDS encoding tetratricopeptide repeat protein: protein MSDNKTNTKQPAPAAKNQDFDLQHTADRAQDFYTKNKNVINIGLLAVVVIIGGFFGYNRFVKAPNEKKAQEAIFGAQNFFAVDSFKLALNGDGNTYGFLQVIDKYGGTKAGNLAKYSAGVCYVKLGDYQKGIDQLKAFSSSDLVIQSLANGLIGDAYMELNKTDDAVSYYKKAGAADNMLTSPIYLLRAGLALEKANKPQDAIAVYEQIKQKYPQTNEGREIEKYLARLGVVK from the coding sequence ATGTCAGATAATAAAACAAACACCAAACAACCGGCACCAGCCGCTAAGAACCAGGACTTTGATCTGCAGCACACGGCAGACAGGGCACAGGACTTCTACACAAAGAACAAAAATGTGATCAACATCGGCTTACTCGCTGTAGTTGTGATCATCGGAGGTTTCTTTGGTTACAATCGTTTTGTAAAAGCTCCCAACGAAAAGAAAGCGCAGGAAGCCATCTTCGGCGCGCAGAACTTCTTTGCCGTGGATTCTTTCAAGCTGGCACTCAACGGAGACGGTAACACCTACGGTTTCCTGCAGGTGATCGATAAATATGGCGGAACAAAAGCAGGCAACCTCGCTAAATACAGCGCAGGCGTTTGTTATGTGAAACTGGGCGACTACCAGAAAGGTATCGATCAGTTGAAAGCCTTCTCCAGCAGCGATCTCGTGATCCAATCCCTCGCAAACGGGCTGATCGGAGATGCTTACATGGAACTGAACAAAACAGACGATGCCGTTTCTTATTATAAGAAAGCAGGCGCTGCCGATAACATGCTCACTTCCCCCATCTACCTGCTGCGTGCAGGCCTGGCGCTGGAAAAAGCAAACAAACCGCAGGATGCTATTGCGGTATACGAACAGATCAAACAAAAATACCCACAGACGAACGAAGGCCGTGAGATTGAGAAATACCTGGCCAGACTGGGAGTGGTGAAATAA
- the ribH gene encoding 6,7-dimethyl-8-ribityllumazine synthase, with protein sequence MSIYNQTLLNDAGILHLEGASVVIAYTEWNDFIVNELVTGCERSLDQYKAKFTKAVVPGAFELPFACRQIWEQTKGTGSQPSAIIAFGCVIRGETPHFDYVCKAVTDGILQLNLELPVPVIFGILTVDNIEQAKDRLGGAHGHKGEEAALTALKMISFQRQLAKI encoded by the coding sequence ATGTCTATATATAATCAGACCTTACTCAACGACGCTGGCATTCTTCACCTGGAGGGTGCCAGTGTTGTTATTGCATATACGGAATGGAACGACTTCATTGTAAATGAACTGGTAACGGGCTGCGAACGCTCACTGGATCAATACAAAGCAAAGTTCACCAAAGCCGTGGTACCTGGCGCATTTGAATTACCCTTTGCCTGCAGGCAGATCTGGGAACAAACAAAAGGTACCGGTTCACAACCCTCTGCCATCATAGCTTTTGGCTGTGTGATAAGAGGAGAGACCCCTCACTTCGATTACGTTTGTAAAGCCGTGACAGACGGTATCCTGCAACTCAACCTTGAACTCCCCGTACCTGTTATATTCGGTATACTCACCGTGGATAACATCGAACAGGCAAAAGACCGTCTCGGTGGCGCCCATGGCCATAAGGGAGAGGAAGCTGCGCTTACCGCCCTGAAAATGATCAGCTTCCAGAGGCAGCTGGCCAAGATTTAA
- a CDS encoding (Fe-S)-binding protein — MNVQLFIPCFVDQLFPETAFNMVKVLEKLGCNVSYNTDQTCCGQPAFNAGYQNECRSVATKFLKDFHTYDYIVAPSGSCTGFVRNYYGQLFDNSAAHNDVKLLRKNLFEFTEFLTNVLHVKDIGATLEGIGTYHDACGALRECGIKAGPRQLLENVKGLELKEMHDCEVCCGFGGTFAVKYKPISLGMGEQKVLNAIDSGADYLISTDLSCLMHLDGYIRKHGHNIKVMHIADVLASGW; from the coding sequence ATGAACGTACAGCTATTCATACCATGCTTCGTAGACCAGCTATTTCCCGAAACGGCTTTTAATATGGTGAAAGTGCTGGAAAAACTGGGATGTAATGTAAGTTACAATACAGACCAGACCTGCTGTGGCCAACCGGCTTTCAACGCAGGTTACCAGAACGAATGCCGCTCCGTTGCCACTAAATTCCTGAAAGATTTCCATACATACGATTACATTGTTGCACCCAGCGGATCCTGCACAGGTTTCGTCCGTAACTATTATGGCCAGCTGTTCGACAATTCTGCTGCACACAACGATGTAAAACTGCTCAGAAAAAACCTCTTCGAATTCACCGAGTTCCTCACAAACGTGCTGCATGTAAAAGACATCGGCGCAACGCTTGAAGGCATCGGCACCTATCATGATGCCTGTGGCGCATTGCGCGAATGCGGCATCAAAGCCGGTCCCCGCCAGTTACTTGAAAACGTGAAAGGCCTGGAGCTGAAAGAAATGCACGATTGTGAAGTATGCTGTGGTTTCGGTGGTACCTTTGCAGTGAAATACAAACCCATCTCCCTGGGAATGGGTGAGCAAAAAGTGCTCAATGCTATTGACAGCGGAGCGGATTACCTGATCTCAACAGACCTCAGTTGCCTCATGCACCTGGATGGTTATATCCGCAAACATGGGCACAACATCAAAGTTATGCATATCGCTGATGTACTGGCCAGTGGCTGGTGA
- a CDS encoding EVE domain-containing protein: MQYWLVKSEPSKYSWDQFVKDGKTLWDGVRNYAARNNLRAMKKGDQVLWYHSNEGLEIVGIAKVVKEHYQDPTTPDPAWLSVDLAPVKKLKKPVSLAQMKEEESLQNMDLIRLSRLSVGAVKEEEFKKVLEMAGM; this comes from the coding sequence ATGCAATACTGGTTAGTGAAATCCGAACCATCTAAGTACTCCTGGGATCAATTTGTAAAAGACGGCAAAACATTGTGGGATGGCGTACGCAATTATGCTGCACGCAACAACCTGCGCGCCATGAAAAAAGGAGACCAGGTGTTATGGTACCATAGTAATGAAGGCCTGGAAATTGTAGGCATCGCCAAAGTAGTGAAAGAACATTACCAGGACCCTACAACCCCTGATCCCGCCTGGCTTTCAGTGGACCTTGCCCCTGTAAAGAAATTAAAAAAGCCCGTCTCCCTCGCGCAGATGAAAGAGGAAGAAAGTTTGCAGAATATGGACCTGATACGCCTCAGCAGATTATCTGTTGGCGCAGTGAAAGAAGAGGAATTTAAGAAAGTACTCGAAATGGCAGGCATGTGA
- a CDS encoding SIR2 family NAD-dependent protein deacylase — MSKPKLIVLTGAGISAESGLRTFRDSDGLWEGYDIYEVASPMGWQKNPALVQDFYNMRRKDVMNAQPNAAHIGLAKLEEHYDVHIITQNIDDLHERAGSTRVLHLHGEIIKMRSELNETELFPITGDIKMGDLAADGSQFRPHVVWFGEAVTMIEPAILEIVQADVFVLIGTSLNVYPAAGLVDYLRPGIPKYIIDKKIPPVKGSDYHLIEKPATEGVEELLKLLAEAQ; from the coding sequence GTGAGCAAACCTAAACTCATAGTACTCACAGGTGCTGGTATCAGCGCAGAAAGTGGTCTCCGTACTTTCAGGGACAGTGACGGCCTGTGGGAAGGATATGATATCTACGAAGTAGCTTCTCCCATGGGATGGCAGAAGAACCCCGCGCTGGTACAGGATTTCTATAACATGCGCCGCAAAGATGTGATGAATGCACAACCCAATGCAGCACACATCGGCTTAGCTAAATTAGAAGAACATTACGATGTACACATCATCACCCAGAACATAGATGACCTGCACGAACGCGCAGGCTCCACAAGGGTTTTACACCTGCATGGAGAGATCATCAAAATGCGCAGCGAACTCAACGAAACTGAACTTTTCCCCATTACCGGCGACATCAAAATGGGCGACCTTGCAGCAGACGGAAGTCAGTTCCGCCCGCATGTAGTTTGGTTTGGAGAAGCAGTGACCATGATAGAGCCTGCTATCCTTGAAATTGTACAGGCAGATGTGTTCGTACTGATTGGTACTTCGCTGAATGTCTATCCTGCTGCAGGTTTGGTGGATTATCTCAGACCCGGTATTCCCAAATACATCATTGATAAAAAGATTCCACCCGTTAAAGGTTCGGATTATCACCTGATAGAAAAGCCTGCCACGGAGGGAGTGGAGGAGTTACTGAAGCTTCTGGCTGAAGCGCAATAA